One Theropithecus gelada isolate Dixy chromosome 3, Tgel_1.0, whole genome shotgun sequence genomic window carries:
- the HILPDA gene encoding hypoxia-inducible lipid droplet-associated protein yields MKHMLNLYLLGVVLTLLSIFVRVMESLEGLLENPSPGTSWTTRSQLANTEPTKGLPDHPSRSM; encoded by the coding sequence ATGAAGCATATGTTGAACCTCTACCTCTTAGGTGTGGTGCTGACACTACTCTCCATCTTCGTTAGAGTGATGGAGTCCCTAGAGGGCTTACTAGAGAACCCATCGCCTGGGACCTCGTGGACCACCAGAAGCCAACTAGCCAACACAGAACCCACCAAGGGCCTTCCAGACCATCCATCCAGAAGCATGTGA